The Nicotiana tabacum cultivar K326 chromosome 1, ASM71507v2, whole genome shotgun sequence genome segment TTACGTTGGTTGATGTTTCACCACTGCGTGCTATCTTCAATGTGAACGTGAAGGTAGACGGATATCCTGTTCGTACTAATCCCTTTTTTACTTTCTACTAGGATGTGTTAGTCTTGATTTAtccttttattatcttttatttcatGTATGTTGCTTTAGTTATGGTTGTTGTGCTTTTTTCTCTTGAAGTATTATGTTATGAATCTTCATATTGGTCTTCTTTACTAACACCATAAGTTGAATATTGGAACTATCATATCATcatcccaattcaaaaggtcaTCATCCCAAACATCTTCCTCCTCTGATAGTTTAATTTTCTAATAATTTTAGATGATAAGATGTGACAAGCCtatggaacataattttatttgatacaacttgcaacataaataagtacagacacttattacaaaaataattacgaaaataaAACATTAGGTGTATCtttgatagttgggtacattagacgaacttgcaccaggagttggattaccaccgccacccaaaccagctgaaggacatttacgacggtcgtgtcctatTTGCgaacatatgccacatttacgtgCATAAATAGTATCACCAACATTTATTGGTTCCGTATAAGCATTCTCTTTTGCACTTGTAGCTTGTGCAAATAGTTCTTATTACACaacattttaaatggttccgacGACCAATAATGCTTAGCACCCAATGGCTAcaactgcccactatatgtgtttacttaTGCAGCAACACTGTATTACCTATCAACATAGTTGGTTTCCCCTAAACTAACTTGTTGAAAGCAAATCATGGTATGTGCGtacggcatgtggtagatggtccatttccgACATGAACACAACCTGCTGGCTTCATTTACGGTGTGTAGATTATTCTCCCGGTGTTCGcagatagcggtgcgaacttcaaaaataccctGGTCGTAATCATACTGTAAATATGAATGCAAATGTTCTCGCCTTTTGTATTTATCAAATCTTCTCAtaggtattggcataaattcaatACCCCTGTCCATCAATTCCAATGCAGCtctatgcctttcaacaaacctctccgccatctgttTGAATGTCAGTCGGACCATGgtagtgacaggcaatccacgtgcagacttcaataacccattgaatgactccgacacatttgcagtcagggctccccatcgtctgccaccatcagcatgcaatgtccatttgtgaagctcatgtcccatCAGCCAATTATAGGCTCTTTCATCTAACTGCTGAATCGATTCCATGCGCCTCCTCAATTTGCACTATtggtgctcagttgcagccatccacattaaatcatgcaattcCTTGGTGGGATATTTCTTCtgaaaattggccttcaggtgcctcacacagtaatggTGGTATGCATAGGGTTCCTACAATTCAGGCAAATgatgtacagaacttaaaataccactatgcctatcagatattagacaaatacctgaacttTGTTTGACAACGTGTTGCTttaagtggttcaaaaatagcgtcTATGTCTCTTCGCTCTTATTGGCACAAATGGaaaaagctagtggaaatatttatCCATTGGCATCTACCGCAACAGCGATCAACaattaatatcatactttccagagacatgagtaccgtctatggaaattacCAGAcggcaatgcacaaaaccatcaattgctagtttaaatgcccagaacacgtatctgaatatatattccggtattcccggactccgctcatgcctccattcaacaacagtacCGGGGTTCATTTATTTCAGTGCGGTCATGTACCTAGGTAGAGATGAAAATGACTTATCTCAGtcaccataaataatttcaaatgcaCATTTGCGCCCAAGATATGCGTTTCTTTTAGTAATAGTACACCCACATTCCTAGTGGACggatgtaatacactctttgatcttgtacctatTGGACACTTCCaagtgtggaatcaagacaagagaaatcaagtctacatccaagttgaagtgattctcattgaatgtgtccatttcataAATGTGGGTGCTAATATATTCACCCACTTTCAACAACCCTGCTTCTTTCTTGCTCGTACGCAACATCCAGTTACAACCCATAAAGTATCTACGGCATACGACCTTGTATACCTCCGAAGTTGACTCTCATACCATCATCTCACGGCACTCTCTTACGCTATACATTTTACAGCCCTGGTTAGGCGAGCTTTATCGAGAAATTGCATGCCCTTTGCTAGCACCGTTGGCCTAGAATCACCCCACATTGCTGACCGAAATTCGTCAACATCCCACtatgagggcatccacatccgacatacttggcaaattatcaaggtagggaatatgccTTGAATTAAacggcacgtgggactcgtacactcttggtctaacgggaggtggaggagcatgctccctcgttaGCTTAGGTTCGACATTTActtcctcatcatcatcaccctcgtcagggaagggtgtgtcatctccaaactcatcggcattgttgtcaaaatcactattatcttcctgactctgtgcatctgccaaatACCAAGTAAATACGTCATCTATGGGCAACTGAGTGAGGTCAGGACCATCAAGTTCCTCATTTTTACTGCACAAACAACAAAATGATAAgctactcaaattgataaatactttacatatagctatttacaagtcgtactgtgttgacattccatgatggacattttcctgttggtgatgactcctgatggaccaccatgatctaACACGCcaaaactacgcatattccaactgtgcgtggggtcataacttgtaaactTTATATCGGGACggtaccccctgtggaatatatgagtgttaatacaaattcaattcaACAAAAAAAACATCGTAAcagaaaggaaaattgaagtttactagtcgtcttgtggattatgtaaagtaggagagaaattatttcctcgctcctcgtTCGCCCGCGGAGATAAGTTAAGATCCGGCCAAACTCTTTTAGCCGGAACCTGTTGAactaaaactgctccagaataaccacccgatgatagAGGGTTATCCCTGCTTTGTGCAatctcattattgcgaacgtcttcaaccttgatgtacatttccaataattttatcacaataaattccctgtattcatccGGAATCCCTAAAAAATAtctcagagtttcatcgtctttgttgttaaactcagaataacaAGCAAACCCTTGCGGAGTCACataatacggatatcttccgattattttaagatttaccgaacgtttgctcaatctcattttattgcataacaacgataccagtctatcgtactccattgtaagtggcaacttaacaggACTCTTTGGAGATAAACTACAGCTCACTGAGTTATTCATAACCacaactccccccccccccaaatataatgaaacccttacttttcACTCTTGAGACATTATGAACAAAGtttgagaatttaacaagaagaaaaatttatCAAGAAGTTGGAGTATTTCTGAATGATAATTATCAAAACCCTTAACGCATTTATATAAGGCAATGCCCAATCCGGGGGTCAAATTTTTGGAAGTAAAACGCGGTTTAAAAAGCGTTTTacatatttgaattattgttatctCAATAAGCGCAGAAGAATTATTGGTGAGCCCACTTAACATGTAAAACACGGTTCATTACTGCGATTTACATAAAGCGATGCAATGTACCACGTCTTATATAGCAGTCTTTTCAGGTTAAGGTAAAACGCTACTTTCTAAAGCGTTTTATATAAAACGCGGTTAGCCTTAACGGTTCAAACGTTTTATATAgatatgtaacttttttttttacacttaaaAACGTATTTTGAGTCAAAAAGAACAACATTTAGGTTCCGGACTCTGCTCGTGTGTACTGCTAATAAGCGACAGCCGTCCCTGGGATATGGAACTAGAGATGTTAAACTAGTCTCCAATTTTCTTACAATTTAATGTATTATTAAGAGAATAATGCCCAGTAGGGCTGCACATAGCAGGAAAGCTACAAATAGTTCAACAGAAGGCACTACTAACATAGGTCTCAGCAACATTACTAGACAGTATTTGGAGCAATGAGCTATTCTTTGGACCAACACACCTAGGGGTTTTGAACTGGCTAACTGCACCACCTAATCCTACAAAATGATCTAATATCTTATGAAATGTTCCCCTCTTCACAATCCTCAGCTCAAGTGCTCCAATTGCATTCACTTTCCGGGAGCTCACGTAGCCTGCATCGATGAACGACCTGTCCAAACAGTTGCAGCAGTCTTGTAACATTTCATCAGTTGCTTCACCACTCAGTTCCCAGAAGATGACATAGCGTCCCGGATCAGCTGAGACATTGACATGGCTCGTGAAGTCCACCACTTCTAGTTTTTCGTCTACTAAGCTCTTTGCTGCAGCTTCCACGGCTAGTTGTAAATCTTTCTCTGTGTTCTTGTCAATGTTAATGCTAAGCAAAAGGTTGCTTCTGCATACAAACTGGAGCTCTGGAGTCCCATTGTGGAAGCCTTTTATCTTTACCACATCACCTAGTCTATAACGATATAAACCTGCATATACAAATTCATAAACTCGTCAATATAACTATCCGTGCATATTATTAAAATCTAGTAGACCAAGTGATGCAACAGATACACTACTGGGTTGTTATTTAGAAAAGCAAAAGATTCCAACATTCTATGCGTTCAAAGACTGCTAAAGTATCTTTTTCAATAACCACTTAGTTTGGATAATCTAATAATTAACAACAAAAAGACATGAACATCAGGCACATGCAAGTATGGAGATAAGAACAAATATGTAACAACAGAACATGGGTGAAAAGCATGTTGAAGTCCAGAACAAGGCATAAAAACAAATCATTAATTTTACTATCTAAGCAGAATTTAGTATTTTATACCAGGCAGGCACATGCAGGTGATCATGTTTCCTGCAATTttgccacaaaataattttttgcaAAGTTTTCAAGAAAAGGGGTGCAAGAAAATTGTACCTGCAAAATTGGTAAAGACAATTTCATACTCTTCGCCAAGTTTAACTTCAGTCAGACCCACAGGAGAATTTGCTTGCTCCATGCCATTGAGATTTCCCCCGATAGGAATGAATTCAAAATAACCAATATTTGGCAATACTGCATAAGTGACTAGCTCAGGGGGCAATTTCGGGTTAACGTTTACTCCAACCCATCCTTCAGAAGAACCATAATCTGCACTCAATAAAGATAACTCCCCAGCATAATGCCTCAGTTTCTTCAAGTAAGGTTCCATTGATCCTGTCATGATACCATATATGTACCTTGTGTTTGGGAAGAGTTCAGGAATCAAGCCGTACCAATTGCTTAATCTCGAGCACTTTTTATAAATTGTATCAGCCAGTTCCGGATCAGGCTTCAGCAACTTTGACATGGCTAATCTTATGGACGGGACAGTGACTCTACTCGACAGGACTCCCTCTCTTATGTCAACAACAAGTGCTTCCCATACTTGTTCAAAAGTTCGAAAAGCATGAACAATGCTATGGGCAAAGGTAGACGAAACAACTTGAACTTCATCGCGAAAAATGAGCCCACACAAAAGGTGGCAGTATAACGATTGGTGAAAGTCAGGGCCAAATATTACTTCATCAGGACTACAACATGGAGTACACATTGCTTTCATTGTCTTCTTGAATTGTGCATTTCTGTACACATTGGTAGTGGCTGTTCCAGCTGATAAACCTCCCTTTGTTTTGAACTGTTTGCTGCTGTAAATAAACTGCAAAGCCTTTCCATTCCCAATTGGAAATTctcttttgaagaaaaaaaaaaaaaaaaaaaaagagaaccaCCACATTTAGGTAAGTTATAAAAAACCAAACATTTAATTTACTTAAAGAAAGAATGAccagtctttttctttttcttgggaTCGAAAAGCCTCAGGTGTGACAGAAGCTAGTTATGTGTCCCCCCAACATTTATCACCATTTAAACTCTTTAACTTTCCATGGCTGCTTCAATTATTAGAGAAATTTttatgaaccaactagcaaattGCCTAAGATAAAGAACATAGAACAAAATGACAAATGCATTACCTGTTCCTAAAGGCAAAAGAGGTCTTGAATATCTGCATAGTAGACTCCATCAATTCATCATTGAAAGGTACAAACTTTGGCTTCCCTTGAGTTGTACCAGAACTGCAAACCAACCACTAAATTTCCTTATTCAACTTctaaaaacatcaagaaaataAGAACCCCACAAAAGAAAAAGATCCTCTTTTACTTTACCTCAATGAGATGGTTTCAACTGGTTTTCCAGTAAGAATGGGAGAAAGATCACCATCAgcaattctttgaatataagGCTCTAAATCATTGTGAGTGACAATAGGGACACAATTCTTGAAAGTCTGAGGATCAGTTCTGCCATTCAAACCCCATTGCTCCAAATATTCTGTCCCTCCATTCTGTTCCAGTATCTTTTTAAGTGTCTCTTCTTGAATTCTGCCACCATCTTTTGTCAAATCCTCAAATTCCTCAATCACTTTTTCTTGATCAAACTTCGTCTCAATCTTCTCTACCACCATCTTCATGATTTTCCTACAATAAACACCTATTATAAGAATAAAAGATTTCAACTTTAGAATATTGCTAACCAAGATAGATTAGCTCACAATACCAGTAAGCAATTGATACAATTTGAGAAAAGGGGTTGGGGCTATTTTTGTTTTGGGGGttttgttggggggggggggggttgttatATGGATATTGGATATATACATGAGATAAGTCAAAATTCTATGAATCAACTCCTAAAAAGCTGTTTATAAGAACCTTAAAACTCTGATTTTGTTAGCTTATAAAAGTAGGTGTCAAACAAGCATAGACtgcaaattttccttttcttgattGTTCTACACTGTTAGCTATCAGAACATAGTACACAAAAGACAAAGGTAAAAACATCAATTTGATGTTTGTTATAAAATAATCCAAAGAGGAATCTTTTTTATAGCTTATCAGACATACATATAAATACAGAAAAACTAACACTTCCATGGAATCTTTACTATAGCTATTTAGACATACATACAAAGACGAGAAAAATGATCTataaatgtgtgtgtgtgtggttgGGGTGGTTTGGGGGGCGGGGGGAGAGATTAAGGTAACTGAAAGAAAGGACTAATGTACTCCATAGTCCATACTGACTTCACAATTCAGTGCTACTTAATTCGGAAAGTAACCTGAAAAACATTGAAAAAAGTTTTTTTGTAaccaactaaaataaaataaacacagTGAACTCCAGAATCAGACCAAACTCCAAAAAAGTTCACAAAGAAAAGCTCCAAaataaaaatttccaaaaagggaaaaatatttaaaaagacgAAAAAAGGCTCTAGAAtccaaaaaaagaaacaaaaattgaaGTACATGAAAGCAGAACTTGTTTCAATAAAGTCACCAAAAACCAAAGTAATCATATGAATATTTGTAATGCTTATTATACCTGTGTTATAAATTGCTTAGAAATGAAGAAGTTAAATGACTCAGTTTTTTTTTTAAGGGAATATATTATGTGAAGAGAAATATATATAGCTGGTGAATGACAACAAACGCCGTCCAAGGTGGGCCCCACGAACTTTTCGTTAACCAAAAATACCCCTAATATAGATTAGAGAATTGTAAAGGAAATAGTTAGGTCGATGCTGTGAGGGGAAAATGGGATATGTCCATTTATGGCATTTAAAGTTTAATGGCTTTGGCTGATAATGGATACTTTCCGTTTCAAATTATACGAGGTACTTTTTTTTAGTcgattccaaaataaatgacatatttctaaatttaaaaataatttaactttaaattttttattttattcattttattcttaatgagaagtttttttAACCACACAAACGTTATAGTCCCAGAAAACTTTTAGCCGTTAAgcttttaaaaccacaaatttcaaaaaaattctttttttttaaacttaatacTGAACCAAACTACGTTATCTAAATTAAAATGGACGGAGCAAATGGAAGGGAAGTATGAGGAAGTCGGCCTTTATTGGCAAAAAAACAGGTAATTGGGTCTTTTCTAATGTCATAAGATCACTCTCCTTTCGAACGATGTTACCTTCCCAAAATTTAAGGCCTATCTTTATCTTTTGTACATGCCGATAAAAATAGTACAGTAATTCGGAGGTATATTTATAGCAAGTTAGTTAATTCTCCATTCATCTCAAATTATCCCTTATGATTTTAGaaaatagttatttcaaattatttgtcattttaaaagttcaagacaaatttaattatttttttctattttacccTTAGTAGTAATTATTTTGAAGACTACAAATACCTTAATTGTAAGGTAATATTATGATTGTTCAAATATCAATAGTacataaataagggtaaaatagtcaaaatactTTCTAATTCTTATTTCTTAAGGggcttatataaaaaaaaaatacgacAGATAATTTGAGACGGAGGGAATACATAGCATGACCTTATTTGCATATAAATCTCAACAGCTTAGCTATGAGTAGTTAAATAAGTACTCCCTCTGCCAAAGTTTACTTATCCACTATATTGAAAATAGATGTTCATTTTTACTTTTCCAGATTTAAAAATTAATGGATAATTTACCATTTAGACCTATTTTACCCTTCTTATTAAGTATTActtattttcaatttatttttcaacATATATAAATAGGGGTGATATAGTAAAATTATCATGTTCTTTATTATTTCTTAAAGGACACGTAAACTTGGACGGAAGAAGTATATTCGTATCTCACTAATAAATCTACTTAATGTGATAAACTAGTACTATTATATAATCTAACAATTGAGTGTTGACACCAACATGCAAATAAACTACTctctctgttccagtttatgtgaacttatttcctttttggtctcgttctaaaaagaatgacctctttctaaatttggtaacaatttagcttaaacttacaattctacccttaatgagatgcttttataaccacacaaatattctgggcctctttttgacttgtttaggactacaaattttaaaaagtcttcattttttcttaaactccgtgtcaagtcaaacatgttcacatgtATTGAAACGGGGAGAGTACATATTTGTGATTTTATCAAATTAAATAACTGAATTTGGTTGTTGACTTTTATGGTATGTTATTTACTGGGGAAGATAATAAATTAAAGCATGATTGTATTTTATTTGTTGATGTTTATGGTATGTTCTTTATTGGGGAGTAACAAATTAAGGATACTTGTAATTTATTTGTTGAATTCTATGGTAGGTTGTTTATTGCGGCTTGCGTTCCGATCCCAGcatatatcaatatatatatatatatatatatatatatatatatatatatatattgatatatgGTATGTTCTTTATTGGGGAGTAACATGAAGTAATAAATGTGTAATAAATATTTC includes the following:
- the LOC107761031 gene encoding jasmonoyl--L-amino acid synthetase JAR6 isoform X3, producing MKIMKMVVEKIETKFDQEKVIEEFEDLTKDGGRIQEETLKKILEQNGGTEYLEQWGLNGRTDPQTFKNCVPIVTHNDLEPYIQRIADGDLSPILTGKPVETISLSSGTTQGKPKFVPFNDELMESTMQIFKTSFAFRNREFPIGNGKALQFIYSSKQFKTKGGLSAGTATTNVYRNAQFKKTMKAMCTPCCSPDEVIFGPDFHQSLYCHLLCGLIFRDEVQVVSSTFAHSIVHAFRTFEQVWEALVVDIREGVLSSRVTVPSIRLAMSKLLKPDPELADTIYKKCSRLSNWYGLIPELFPNTRYIYGIMTGSMEPYLKKLRHYAGELSLLSADYGSSEGWVGVNVNPKLPPELVTYAVLPNIGYFEFIPIGGNLNGMEQANSPVGLTEVKLGEEYEIVFTNFAGLYRYRLGDVVKIKGFHNGTPELQFVCRSNLLLSINIDKNTEKDLQLAVEAAAKSLVDEKLEVVDFTSHVNVSADPGRYVIFWELSGEATDEMLQDCCNCLDRSFIDAGYVSSRKVNAIGALELRIVKRGTFHKILDHFVGLGGAVSQFKTPRCVGPKNSSLLQILSSNVAETYVSSAFC
- the LOC107761031 gene encoding jasmonoyl--L-amino acid synthetase JAR6 isoform X4, giving the protein MKMVVEKIETKFDQEKVIEEFEDLTKDGGRIQEETLKKILEQNGGTEYLEQWGLNGRTDPQTFKNCVPIVTHNDLEPYIQRIADGDLSPILTGKPVETISLSSGTTQGKPKFVPFNDELMESTMQIFKTSFAFRNREFPIGNGKALQFIYSSKQFKTKGGLSAGTATTNVYRNAQFKKTMKAMCTPCCSPDEVIFGPDFHQSLYCHLLCGLIFRDEVQVVSSTFAHSIVHAFRTFEQVWEALVVDIREGVLSSRVTVPSIRLAMSKLLKPDPELADTIYKKCSRLSNWYGLIPELFPNTRYIYGIMTGSMEPYLKKLRHYAGELSLLSADYGSSEGWVGVNVNPKLPPELVTYAVLPNIGYFEFIPIGGNLNGMEQANSPVGLTEVKLGEEYEIVFTNFAGLYRYRLGDVVKIKGFHNGTPELQFVCRSNLLLSINIDKNTEKDLQLAVEAAAKSLVDEKLEVVDFTSHVNVSADPGRYVIFWELSGEATDEMLQDCCNCLDRSFIDAGYVSSRKVNAIGALELRIVKRGTFHKILDHFVGLGGAVSQFKTPRCVGPKNSSLLQILSSNVAETYVSSAFC
- the LOC107761031 gene encoding jasmonoyl--L-amino acid synthetase JAR6 isoform X1, which translates into the protein MITLVFGDFIETSSAFMKIMKMVVEKIETKFDQEKVIEEFEDLTKDGGRIQEETLKKILEQNGGTEYLEQWGLNGRTDPQTFKNCVPIVTHNDLEPYIQRIADGDLSPILTGKPVETISLSSGTTQGKPKFVPFNDELMESTMQIFKTSFAFRNREFPIGNGKALQFIYSSKQFKTKGGLSAGTATTNVYRNAQFKKTMKAMCTPCCSPDEVIFGPDFHQSLYCHLLCGLIFRDEVQVVSSTFAHSIVHAFRTFEQVWEALVVDIREGVLSSRVTVPSIRLAMSKLLKPDPELADTIYKKCSRLSNWYGLIPELFPNTRYIYGIMTGSMEPYLKKLRHYAGELSLLSADYGSSEGWVGVNVNPKLPPELVTYAVLPNIGYFEFIPIGGNLNGMEQANSPVGLTEVKLGEEYEIVFTNFAGLYRYRLGDVVKIKGFHNGTPELQFVCRSNLLLSINIDKNTEKDLQLAVEAAAKSLVDEKLEVVDFTSHVNVSADPGRYVIFWELSGEATDEMLQDCCNCLDRSFIDAGYVSSRKVNAIGALELRIVKRGTFHKILDHFVGLGGAVSQFKTPRCVGPKNSSLLQILSSNVAETYVSSAFC